A genome region from Penaeus vannamei isolate JL-2024 chromosome 20, ASM4276789v1, whole genome shotgun sequence includes the following:
- the LOC113814721 gene encoding protein FAM136A isoform X2, which translates to MVDQAQHRIQEAMTTLIDDLDKEYLRGIQRSMHLCAAECCDRKDSSVDQVHRCIESCSTPLTQAQGFVQNELSQFQERLQRCVMVCQDRVRNQVTADTSESQVTVYKAEFEGCAMKCVDDHISLMPSIKKRIAGVLSKNT; encoded by the exons ATGGTCGACCAGGCACAACACCGCATACAAGAGGCTATGACAACCCTCATAGATGACCTTGATAAGGAGTACCTTCGAGGAATACAG aGATCAATGCATTTGTGTGCTGCCGAGTGTTGTGATAGAAAGGATAGTTCTGTAGATCAGGTTCATCGGTGTATTGAAAGCTGTTCAACTCCATTAACTCAAGCTCAGGGATTTGTGCAAAATGAACTTTCACAATTTCAG GAGCGGCTACAACGCTGCGTAATGGTCTGTCAGGATCGTGTTCGGAATCAAGTGACGGCAGACACTTCAGAATCACAG gTTACTGTATACAAGGCAGAGTTCGAGGGATGTGCCATGAAATGTGTGGATGACCATATCAGCCTGATGCCATCCATAAAGAAGAGAATTGCTGGAGTTCTCTCGAAAAATACCtag
- the LOC113814721 gene encoding protein FAM136A isoform X1: MVDQAQHRIQEAMTTLIDDLDKEYLRGIQRSMHLCAAECCDRKDSSVDQVHRCIESCSTPLTQAQGFVQNELSQFQERLQRCVMVCQDRVRNQVTADTSESQDSSQRGSSFAMANSAGSFMRQAALGIGGVTVYKAEFEGCAMKCVDDHISLMPSIKKRIAGVLSKNT, encoded by the exons ATGGTCGACCAGGCACAACACCGCATACAAGAGGCTATGACAACCCTCATAGATGACCTTGATAAGGAGTACCTTCGAGGAATACAG aGATCAATGCATTTGTGTGCTGCCGAGTGTTGTGATAGAAAGGATAGTTCTGTAGATCAGGTTCATCGGTGTATTGAAAGCTGTTCAACTCCATTAACTCAAGCTCAGGGATTTGTGCAAAATGAACTTTCACAATTTCAG GAGCGGCTACAACGCTGCGTAATGGTCTGTCAGGATCGTGTTCGGAATCAAGTGACGGCAGACACTTCAGAATCACAG GACTCCTCCCAGCGTGGTTCATCGTTTGCCATGGCCAACAGTGCAGGGAGTTTCATGCGGCAGGCAGCTCTAGGGATAGGAGGG gTTACTGTATACAAGGCAGAGTTCGAGGGATGTGCCATGAAATGTGTGGATGACCATATCAGCCTGATGCCATCCATAAAGAAGAGAATTGCTGGAGTTCTCTCGAAAAATACCtag